In the genome of Mucilaginibacter defluvii, one region contains:
- a CDS encoding family 43 glycosylhydrolase gives MPRSACLLLILMLFAYPLFAQPNAAQQPGNGNPIIPGYFADPTVKKFGDTYYIYATTDGNGGGHGPSQVWTSKDFVNWIMHDMNWPTTKFIWAPDVTLGNDGKYYMYYCQPVEIFGAWSNTPVGPWTPLNADNISIVSNLMVPNVITLDGQTFRDDDGQFYMHWGTWGIYPNSGAGVGRLNADMKTFSVLDKVPNTIAKDFFEAPFMFKRKGIYYLTYSSGYCENETYRVQYVMSNKGPMGPFTYGKNNPILTTNADGTVHGPGHQSVIEVNGEYYIVYHRHNNPHSGGGFHRQVCADKLVFDKDGNIEKVIPTHTGIGFLAKNTITAPDLAYQKPVTASSFYSEDFKPEFALDNNNGTLWKSGGNQSPAWLQVDLGKTQTVKTVLTQFEYPTWYYQYLIEYSTDGKQWQTFADRTDNLQHGSPMVDKANVKARYIRITIYNTEYPGLYKAIWNVKVYGTDLALPQNDIIASAKQPDVQHQGMLVDVNADKLMPGEAVKKWANQGKQGGNFTAGSNAPVADMVAGRKALVFTGSERLGSDFKVPLSLTGNSSYTVSAWIYNPAIQPEEPYLTWTNGDYDLSNAIFGYGSSKDFGAVQHWGWGDIAYINTPEAAKWHHIAVTFNGSIEKIFIDGKPDNSEGKMLFLRPAKNMLIGGLDDSRTGFSGAISALQVYDYALTDSAVTALASAITKEPIGYYFDASKLNYGQLNQWVNEGAAGGRFSGNADLEVKDVAGRMAVANIKSIHLKSGQPLPTYTLGMAFYGAIDGFERWHYLTIAANGSNTKSFVDGKEVAAGSPLIKNDDGYTLSSDIDIDGKRVPVNSIAELIIFNETLSNNELHLLSTAWQNKLRTPSKAPLIIENPKALSPDMIAMQADTTGNSGRQYYFTETTGHAGGRSSGWTNESYFVNDGLQPNTGYSYTLKTRDASGNISASTKAFKLTTSAKNFITLRDYFNKPHNYLTTGAKGTVWADFIGKATQQTADQIAVDTGGLLLASTDSKWDGNKPYGPFLYKTVTGNFVAETQVTDVSGLREKKVSGSNEAGLMVRLATDSSDKTDELVQNGIFTAWSVGNLVTNLHNGNRMQSNNQSGFDFYPHLQIQCSGNLFYLRGSNDGKRWNNLPGSPVLRPDLDGKPLQIGLYQAIYGGRSAYGRFKYFKLVQPKTTTAR, from the coding sequence ATGCCGCGTAGCGCCTGCCTGTTGCTGATACTGATGCTGTTTGCTTATCCATTATTTGCGCAGCCTAATGCCGCGCAGCAGCCGGGTAACGGCAACCCGATCATCCCCGGCTACTTTGCCGACCCGACCGTTAAAAAATTTGGCGACACCTATTACATTTACGCCACTACCGATGGCAATGGCGGCGGCCACGGCCCATCGCAGGTATGGACATCAAAGGATTTTGTGAACTGGATCATGCACGACATGAACTGGCCAACCACCAAATTCATCTGGGCGCCCGATGTTACTTTGGGTAATGATGGTAAATACTACATGTACTACTGCCAGCCCGTTGAAATTTTTGGTGCATGGAGTAATACCCCTGTCGGCCCCTGGACACCGTTGAACGCGGACAATATATCCATCGTATCAAACTTAATGGTACCCAACGTAATCACGCTGGATGGGCAAACCTTCAGGGATGACGACGGACAGTTTTACATGCACTGGGGTACCTGGGGAATATACCCCAACAGCGGCGCGGGCGTTGGCAGGCTTAATGCCGATATGAAAACCTTTTCGGTGCTGGATAAGGTGCCTAACACCATCGCTAAAGATTTTTTTGAAGCGCCGTTCATGTTTAAACGCAAGGGTATCTATTACCTCACCTATTCATCGGGCTATTGCGAAAACGAAACTTACCGTGTGCAATATGTAATGAGCAACAAAGGCCCGATGGGGCCATTCACCTACGGTAAAAACAACCCCATACTTACCACCAATGCCGATGGTACGGTACACGGCCCGGGCCATCAATCTGTTATTGAGGTTAATGGTGAGTATTATATAGTTTACCACCGGCATAACAACCCGCATTCGGGCGGCGGCTTTCACCGGCAGGTTTGTGCCGATAAATTGGTTTTTGATAAAGATGGCAATATTGAAAAAGTAATTCCGACACATACAGGCATCGGCTTTTTGGCTAAAAATACCATCACGGCTCCCGACCTGGCCTACCAAAAACCGGTTACTGCCTCTTCGTTTTACAGTGAGGATTTTAAGCCGGAATTTGCCCTCGATAACAACAACGGCACCCTCTGGAAATCAGGCGGAAATCAATCCCCCGCCTGGCTGCAGGTTGATCTGGGTAAAACCCAAACGGTGAAAACCGTACTCACCCAGTTTGAATATCCTACCTGGTATTATCAATATTTGATTGAATACTCTACGGATGGCAAACAATGGCAAACCTTTGCCGACAGAACTGATAACCTTCAACATGGCAGCCCCATGGTTGATAAAGCAAATGTTAAAGCCCGCTACATCCGGATCACCATATATAACACGGAATACCCCGGCCTGTACAAAGCGATATGGAATGTAAAAGTTTATGGTACCGATCTTGCGCTGCCTCAAAACGACATCATAGCCTCAGCCAAACAACCAGATGTGCAACATCAAGGTATGTTGGTAGATGTGAATGCTGATAAACTGATGCCGGGCGAAGCGGTTAAAAAGTGGGCAAACCAGGGCAAACAGGGCGGCAACTTCACCGCGGGGAGCAATGCCCCGGTAGCAGACATGGTAGCCGGTCGCAAGGCGCTGGTATTTACCGGGAGTGAACGACTGGGATCTGATTTTAAGGTACCCTTATCATTAACCGGTAACAGCAGCTATACCGTATCGGCCTGGATCTATAACCCTGCCATCCAACCGGAAGAGCCTTACCTTACCTGGACCAATGGTGATTACGACCTGAGCAACGCCATATTCGGTTACGGTAGCAGTAAGGATTTTGGCGCGGTGCAGCACTGGGGCTGGGGCGATATCGCTTATATCAACACGCCCGAAGCAGCTAAATGGCATCACATAGCCGTTACCTTTAATGGCAGTATCGAGAAAATTTTTATTGACGGCAAGCCGGATAACAGCGAAGGCAAGATGCTTTTTTTACGCCCGGCCAAAAATATGCTGATCGGCGGGTTGGATGATAGCCGTACCGGGTTTAGCGGGGCTATATCCGCCTTGCAGGTGTATGATTATGCACTTACGGATTCGGCGGTAACAGCCTTGGCATCTGCTATTACTAAAGAGCCTATCGGCTACTACTTCGACGCGTCTAAACTAAATTATGGCCAACTCAACCAATGGGTAAACGAAGGTGCCGCAGGTGGACGATTCTCCGGGAACGCTGACCTCGAAGTTAAAGATGTAGCCGGACGGATGGCAGTTGCAAATATCAAAAGCATCCACCTAAAAAGCGGGCAACCGTTGCCAACCTACACGTTGGGCATGGCTTTTTACGGAGCAATAGACGGTTTTGAAAGATGGCATTATCTAACTATAGCGGCAAACGGCAGCAATACAAAATCATTTGTGGATGGTAAAGAGGTTGCCGCTGGTTCTCCGCTTATCAAAAATGATGATGGATATACCCTTTCATCCGATATAGATATAGATGGCAAGCGTGTGCCTGTTAACAGCATTGCCGAATTGATCATATTTAACGAAACACTTAGCAATAACGAACTGCACTTGCTCAGCACAGCATGGCAGAATAAACTAAGGACACCTTCTAAAGCGCCATTGATAATTGAAAATCCAAAGGCATTAAGTCCGGACATGATTGCCATGCAGGCCGATACCACCGGCAACAGCGGCAGGCAATATTACTTTACCGAAACAACCGGCCATGCCGGTGGGCGATCAAGCGGGTGGACGAACGAATCCTATTTTGTGAACGATGGCCTGCAGCCTAACACCGGTTACAGCTACACCTTAAAAACGCGCGATGCATCGGGCAATATATCCGCAAGTACTAAAGCGTTTAAGTTAACTACATCGGCCAAGAATTTCATTACGCTGCGCGATTATTTTAACAAGCCGCACAACTATTTAACCACCGGCGCAAAGGGCACGGTTTGGGCAGATTTCATCGGCAAAGCCACTCAGCAAACGGCCGATCAAATAGCCGTTGATACCGGCGGCTTGCTGCTTGCATCAACCGACTCAAAATGGGACGGGAATAAGCCTTATGGCCCGTTCCTTTATAAAACCGTTACCGGTAATTTTGTGGCCGAAACTCAGGTTACTGATGTGAGCGGCTTGCGTGAGAAAAAAGTTTCAGGATCAAACGAAGCAGGTTTAATGGTTAGGCTGGCGACAGATAGCTCAGACAAAACCGACGAACTGGTACAGAACGGTATTTTTACCGCATGGAGTGTGGGCAACCTGGTTACTAACCTGCATAACGGCAACCGTATGCAAAGCAATAACCAATCGGGATTTGATTTTTACCCGCACTTGCAGATACAGTGCAGCGGCAACTTGTTTTACCTGCGCGGCAGTAATGATGGTAAACGTTGGAACAACCTGCCCGGCAGCCCGGTACTGCGCCCTGATCTGGATGGTAAACCCCTTCAAATCGGTTTGTATCAGGCCATTTATGGCGGGCGCAGCGCTTATGGCAGATTTAAATATTTTAAACTGGTACAGCCTAAAACAACAACTGCCAGGTAA
- the ftcD gene encoding glutamate formimidoyltransferase: MKQIIECVPNFSEGINADTIAAIANTISSVEGVHLLNVDPGHDANRTVITFAGEPRAVVDAAFSAIKTAGELIDMRTQKGEHPRMGATDVCPLVPVRGITMDEVVQYADKLARRVGDELQIPVYLYENSQTDKRRSNLSIIRSGEYEDFFEKIHQPGWQPDYGPAEMDAKRGATVIGARNYLVAYNITLGTTSVDIAKKIAYAVRESGYKGTPGSLKFVKAIGWYMDEYNAAQVSMNLTNIERTPVHLVFEEVRRQAQKLGAEVTGSELIGLIPLTCLLEAGKYYQGKRELNYNQNETSLVQTAVNELMLGALGEFDVNRRVIEYILEI, from the coding sequence ATGAAACAAATTATTGAATGCGTACCTAACTTTAGCGAGGGCATTAATGCCGATACCATTGCCGCGATAGCCAATACCATCAGCAGTGTTGAGGGTGTACACCTGCTTAATGTTGACCCGGGGCATGATGCCAACCGCACGGTGATCACCTTTGCGGGCGAGCCGCGGGCCGTAGTTGATGCTGCCTTTTCCGCCATTAAAACCGCAGGCGAACTGATTGATATGCGCACCCAAAAAGGCGAGCATCCGCGTATGGGCGCTACCGATGTTTGTCCGCTGGTACCGGTACGCGGCATTACCATGGATGAGGTGGTACAATACGCCGATAAGTTGGCCCGCCGGGTTGGCGATGAGTTACAGATACCGGTTTACCTGTACGAAAATTCGCAGACCGATAAGCGCCGGAGCAACCTGTCCATCATCCGCTCCGGCGAGTACGAAGATTTTTTTGAGAAGATACACCAGCCCGGCTGGCAGCCTGATTATGGCCCTGCCGAAATGGATGCCAAACGCGGGGCAACGGTTATTGGTGCGCGCAATTACCTGGTGGCTTATAACATTACGCTTGGTACTACATCTGTAGATATCGCAAAAAAAATTGCTTATGCCGTGCGCGAGAGCGGTTATAAGGGCACGCCAGGCAGCCTTAAGTTTGTAAAGGCCATTGGCTGGTATATGGATGAATATAATGCCGCGCAGGTATCTATGAACCTCACCAATATTGAACGCACCCCGGTTCATTTAGTATTTGAGGAAGTGCGCAGGCAAGCCCAAAAGCTCGGTGCGGAAGTTACGGGCAGCGAACTGATCGGCCTGATACCGCTTACCTGCCTGCTTGAAGCGGGTAAGTATTACCAGGGTAAACGGGAATTAAATTATAACCAAAACGAAACTTCGCTCGTACAAACGGCCGTAAACGAATTGATGTTGGGCGCGTTGGGCGAATTTGATGTGAACCGGAGAGTAATTGAGTACATTTTAGAAATCTGA
- a CDS encoding DUF3037 domain-containing protein, whose amino-acid sequence MPEPQLFEYAVVRVVPRVEREEFINVGVILYCPKQKYLGFEYKLDADRLKALYSDLDIDELKHHFAAFEQISLGSKAGGPIGTLDVASRFRWLTATRSTVVQSSKTHPGLCDGDPAQKLKLLFEKLVL is encoded by the coding sequence ATGCCCGAGCCGCAACTGTTTGAGTATGCCGTAGTGCGTGTTGTACCCAGGGTAGAGCGCGAGGAATTTATAAACGTAGGGGTAATATTGTATTGCCCAAAGCAAAAATACCTGGGTTTTGAGTACAAGCTGGATGCCGACCGGCTGAAAGCCCTGTACAGCGACCTCGATATTGACGAGTTGAAGCATCACTTTGCCGCCTTTGAGCAGATCAGCCTGGGCAGTAAAGCCGGGGGGCCTATCGGTACGCTGGATGTAGCATCACGTTTCAGGTGGTTAACGGCTACCCGCAGCACGGTGGTACAATCATCAAAAACACACCCCGGTTTATGCGATGGTGACCCGGCGCAAAAGTTGAAGTTGTTGTTTGAGAAATTGGTTTTGTAA
- a CDS encoding DUF6157 family protein has product MYSTNYYDTFIQVADDCPVTAADVPPVKGDNKSIANIQFDMMAHHPYEFTSDDVVFEAYALKNNISGAEKQAAREQYFSKGQACLRASTLAKRYGWGIHSNAEGKVAIYGLGSDEYEQYSHNKQLKQLKAMRSKKA; this is encoded by the coding sequence ATGTATAGCACTAATTACTACGATACCTTCATCCAGGTAGCCGACGATTGCCCGGTTACAGCGGCCGATGTTCCGCCGGTAAAGGGCGATAACAAATCAATAGCCAATATCCAGTTTGATATGATGGCGCATCATCCGTATGAGTTTACTTCGGACGATGTGGTATTTGAGGCTTATGCGTTGAAAAATAACATCAGCGGAGCAGAAAAGCAGGCGGCGCGTGAGCAATACTTTTCGAAAGGTCAGGCTTGTTTGCGTGCGTCTACATTGGCTAAGCGTTACGGCTGGGGTATTCATAGCAACGCGGAAGGGAAGGTGGCCATTTATGGTTTGGGCAGCGATGAATATGAACAATACAGCCATAACAAGCAGCTTAAACAGTTAAAGGCCATGCGCTCGAAAAAGGCCTGA
- a CDS encoding S9 family peptidase, with translation MFQTAWAQQQKNVPYMPTQQQVLQSFRQANALDTALKNIAVVANVNPNWQPSGDRFWYRKSLDNREVEYYIVDAATGKKQKAFDQERLAKAIEKVTDKKVDGKRLWISDMFFSNDNGSITFKSGADWLKCDLKNYKAEKTTKPDQQAYNPNRPLQRRRYRWSGFYTDSVSPDRQWTATQKKGNLVIKNKNSGEEIALSTDGTSEVPYNEFAWSPDGKYIIGYRVTYKKIKDVYYVLSSVEGTTRGQLRSHDYAQPGDDFTSYEPFIFNVKTKKQLKVEADKIDFFGAPELHFREGNSRYFTFEKVDRGHQRFRLIEVDCQTGKTRNIIDERTKTFIYEQRIFTYYLPKTNEAVWVTEQDGWRHAYLVNTLTGKQQLITKGNWVLRDIDSVDVQKRQLWFKGSGMNAGEDPYFIHYYRIGFNGKGLIDLTPGKGNHQVTYSPDRKYMIDAYSQVNVAPVVALRNTATGKKIADLEMGDLSKLLATGVKLPEVFVAKARDGKTDIWGVVYRPANMDPNKAYPVIENIYAGPQDSFVPKNFAAVNEMQSIAQLGFIVVQIDGMGTANRSKAFHDVCWKNLADAGFEDRILWMKALAAKYPQVDVSRVGLYGTSAGGQNAAGGLLFHPEFYKVGVAACGCHDNRIDKQWWNEQWMGYPVGPHYGAQSNITNAAKLQGNLMLIVGEADENVPPESTLRFADELIKANKDFELLVIPGMGHSDGGVYGRRSKKNFFIKHLLKTEPPVRGSEGI, from the coding sequence ATGTTTCAAACCGCATGGGCGCAGCAGCAAAAAAACGTGCCTTACATGCCTACGCAGCAGCAGGTGCTGCAATCATTCAGGCAGGCTAACGCATTAGATACCGCGCTGAAAAATATAGCCGTAGTAGCCAATGTAAATCCAAACTGGCAACCATCCGGAGATCGTTTTTGGTACAGGAAATCGCTTGATAACCGCGAGGTCGAATACTATATTGTTGATGCCGCTACAGGCAAAAAGCAAAAAGCATTTGACCAGGAACGCCTGGCCAAGGCCATTGAAAAGGTGACTGATAAAAAGGTTGACGGTAAAAGGCTTTGGATAAGCGATATGTTTTTTAGTAATGATAATGGTAGCATAACCTTTAAAAGCGGTGCCGACTGGCTGAAATGTGATCTTAAAAACTATAAGGCTGAAAAAACTACCAAGCCCGACCAGCAGGCTTATAACCCTAATCGCCCGCTGCAACGCCGCCGGTACCGCTGGAGTGGTTTTTATACCGATTCGGTATCGCCAGACAGGCAATGGACGGCGACGCAAAAGAAAGGCAATCTGGTCATAAAAAATAAAAACTCCGGCGAAGAGATTGCTTTAAGTACCGACGGAACGTCTGAGGTGCCTTATAACGAGTTTGCTTGGTCGCCTGACGGGAAGTATATCATTGGCTATCGTGTCACCTATAAGAAAATAAAGGATGTTTATTATGTGCTGAGTTCGGTTGAGGGCACCACCCGCGGCCAGTTACGCAGCCATGATTATGCCCAACCCGGTGATGATTTTACCAGCTATGAGCCTTTTATTTTCAACGTAAAAACAAAAAAGCAACTGAAGGTTGAGGCCGATAAGATAGACTTTTTTGGCGCGCCAGAACTACACTTCCGCGAAGGTAATAGCCGATACTTTACTTTTGAGAAGGTTGACCGCGGGCATCAGCGTTTCAGGCTGATAGAGGTGGATTGCCAAACCGGAAAAACGCGTAATATTATTGATGAACGTACCAAAACGTTTATTTATGAGCAGCGGATATTTACCTATTATCTGCCCAAAACCAACGAAGCGGTATGGGTAACCGAGCAGGATGGTTGGCGGCACGCTTACCTGGTAAATACACTTACCGGCAAGCAACAACTGATAACCAAAGGCAACTGGGTGCTGCGCGATATTGATAGTGTTGACGTACAAAAAAGGCAGTTATGGTTTAAAGGCAGCGGCATGAACGCTGGTGAGGACCCTTACTTTATACACTATTACCGCATTGGTTTTAACGGCAAGGGCTTAATTGACCTGACCCCCGGAAAAGGCAACCACCAGGTAACTTACTCGCCGGATAGAAAGTACATGATCGATGCTTACTCACAGGTTAACGTAGCGCCCGTGGTAGCTTTGCGCAATACCGCCACAGGTAAAAAGATAGCCGATTTAGAAATGGGCGATCTGTCAAAATTATTGGCTACCGGCGTTAAACTGCCAGAGGTTTTTGTGGCTAAGGCCCGCGACGGTAAAACGGATATCTGGGGTGTGGTTTATCGCCCGGCCAATATGGATCCGAACAAGGCCTACCCGGTTATTGAAAACATCTACGCCGGTCCGCAGGACTCATTTGTACCCAAAAATTTCGCAGCTGTTAACGAGATGCAGAGCATTGCCCAACTGGGTTTTATTGTAGTGCAGATAGATGGCATGGGTACGGCAAACCGCTCAAAGGCTTTTCATGACGTATGCTGGAAAAATCTGGCTGATGCCGGTTTTGAGGATCGTATTTTGTGGATGAAGGCACTTGCCGCTAAATATCCACAGGTTGACGTAAGTAGGGTAGGTTTATACGGCACCTCGGCCGGCGGACAAAATGCCGCGGGCGGCCTGCTGTTTCACCCGGAATTTTATAAGGTGGGCGTAGCCGCCTGTGGTTGTCATGATAACCGTATTGACAAGCAATGGTGGAATGAGCAGTGGATGGGTTACCCGGTTGGTCCGCATTATGGCGCGCAATCAAACATTACCAATGCAGCCAAACTTCAAGGTAACTTAATGCTGATCGTAGGGGAGGCCGATGAGAACGTTCCGCCTGAATCAACCCTGCGTTTCGCGGATGAGTTGATAAAGGCTAACAAGGATTTTGAGCTGCTGGTTATACCGGGCATGGGCCATAGCGATGGCGGTGTATACGGCCGCCGCAGTAAAAAGAATTTCTTTATCAAACACCTGCTCAAAACCGAGCCACCGGTTAGGGGTAGCGAAGGGATTTAA
- a CDS encoding HipA family kinase encodes MPYFSRMENADFRPELRTVNVTRYVTPLREGGSLPAIAEADDDFLYVLKFRGAGQGVKALIAELIGCEIARLLGFRVPELVFANLDTAFGRSEPDEEIQDLLKASVGLNLALHYLSGAITFDPVVTRLDEQLASRIVWLDALLTNVDRTPRNTNMLVWHKELWLIDHGASLYFHHSWDNWQEMSLRPFTQIKDHVLLPLATQIEQADADFKAILTNERIRSIVDLIPLSWLGNEEPEARRDVYYEFLIRRIAASEVFVKEVQHARAATV; translated from the coding sequence ATGCCTTATTTTAGCCGGATGGAGAATGCGGATTTCAGGCCCGAACTGCGCACGGTAAACGTTACCCGTTACGTTACACCGCTGCGCGAGGGCGGCTCGCTGCCGGCCATTGCCGAGGCCGACGATGATTTTTTATATGTACTCAAATTTAGGGGTGCCGGGCAGGGCGTTAAGGCACTGATTGCCGAGCTAATAGGCTGCGAGATTGCCCGTCTGCTGGGTTTCAGGGTGCCCGAGCTGGTATTCGCTAACCTGGACACAGCCTTTGGACGGTCAGAACCCGACGAGGAGATACAGGATTTGCTGAAAGCCAGCGTTGGCCTTAACCTGGCGCTGCATTACCTGTCGGGCGCTATCACGTTCGACCCGGTGGTTACCCGCCTGGATGAACAGTTGGCTTCGCGCATTGTATGGCTGGATGCCCTGCTGACCAATGTTGACCGTACCCCGCGCAACACCAACATGCTGGTTTGGCATAAGGAGTTGTGGCTGATAGATCATGGCGCATCGTTATACTTTCACCACTCGTGGGATAATTGGCAGGAAATGTCGCTTCGCCCGTTTACGCAGATAAAAGACCATGTGCTGCTGCCGTTGGCCACACAAATTGAGCAGGCCGACGCCGATTTTAAGGCCATCCTGACCAATGAGCGCATCCGCAGCATAGTTGACCTGATACCGCTTAGCTGGCTGGGTAATGAGGAGCCCGAAGCGCGCAGGGATGTTTATTATGAGTTTTTGATCCGCCGCATTGCCGCGTCGGAAGTTTTTGTAAAGGAGGTACAGCATGCCCGAGCCGCAACTGTTTGA
- a CDS encoding DNA topoisomerase IV subunit B: MAEPNYSEDSIRSLDWKEHIRLRPGMYIGKLGDGSAYDDGIYVLLKEIVDNSIDEFVMGSGRTIEINMSDHKVSVRDYGRGIPLGKVIDCVSKINTGGKYDSKAFQKSVGLNGVGTKAVNALSTAFTVQSYRDGRTKIAEFAKGEIVRDEPEKETTQRNGTAINFMPDDTIFRHYRFIPEFVENMIWNYVYLNSGLTINFNGQKYFSERGLHDLLSRHTNPDTLRYPIIHLKGEDIEIAMTHGQQYGEEYYSFVNGQHTTQGGTHQAAFREAVVKTIREYYKKEFDAADVRASIVAAIAIKVQEPVFESQTKTKLGSQNVGPDGPSVRGFINDFIKKELDDYLHKNPAVHDELLKRILQSERERKDIAGIKKLANERAKKASLHNRKLRDCKVHFDDNHERKQETTLFITEGDSASGSITKSRDVMTQAVFSLKGKPLNCFGLTKKVVYENEEFNLLQHALNIEDGIDNLRYNNIVIATDADVDGMHIRLLLMTFFLQFFPDLVKAGHVSILQTPLFRVRNKKETIYCYSDEERRNAIAKLGNKPEITRFKGLGEISPEEFGLFIGKDIRLDPVILKDANIKGLLEYFMGKNTPARQQHIVQNLRVEKDDESINPLVAEAELALAV; encoded by the coding sequence ATGGCTGAACCGAATTATAGTGAAGATAGCATACGCTCCCTCGACTGGAAAGAGCACATACGCCTGCGCCCGGGCATGTACATTGGCAAGCTGGGCGATGGCTCAGCGTATGACGATGGCATATATGTATTGCTGAAGGAGATTGTAGATAACTCGATTGACGAATTTGTGATGGGCAGCGGCCGCACTATTGAGATAAACATGAGCGACCATAAGGTTAGCGTGCGCGACTATGGCCGTGGTATACCGCTGGGTAAAGTGATCGACTGCGTTTCAAAAATAAATACCGGCGGTAAATATGATAGTAAAGCCTTCCAAAAATCGGTAGGTTTGAACGGTGTGGGTACCAAGGCGGTTAATGCCCTGTCTACCGCTTTTACTGTACAATCATACCGCGACGGGCGTACTAAGATAGCCGAGTTTGCCAAGGGCGAAATTGTTCGTGACGAGCCTGAAAAGGAAACTACACAGCGTAACGGTACCGCCATCAACTTTATGCCTGATGATACCATTTTCAGGCATTACCGCTTTATACCGGAGTTTGTGGAGAACATGATATGGAACTATGTTTACCTTAACTCGGGCCTTACCATTAACTTTAACGGTCAAAAATATTTCTCGGAACGCGGGTTGCATGACCTGCTTAGCCGGCACACTAATCCTGACACCTTACGCTACCCGATCATCCACCTGAAGGGTGAAGATATAGAGATAGCCATGACGCACGGGCAGCAGTACGGCGAGGAATACTATTCGTTTGTTAACGGCCAGCATACCACGCAGGGCGGTACACACCAGGCCGCCTTTCGCGAGGCGGTGGTAAAAACCATCCGTGAGTACTATAAAAAGGAATTCGACGCGGCCGATGTGCGTGCATCTATAGTAGCGGCGATTGCCATTAAGGTGCAGGAGCCGGTATTCGAGTCGCAAACCAAAACCAAGCTGGGCTCACAGAACGTTGGTCCGGACGGCCCGTCAGTGCGCGGTTTTATTAACGACTTTATAAAAAAAGAGCTCGACGATTATTTGCATAAAAATCCGGCCGTTCATGATGAATTATTAAAACGCATTTTGCAATCAGAGCGTGAGCGTAAGGATATAGCCGGTATTAAAAAGCTGGCTAACGAGCGAGCCAAAAAAGCATCGTTACACAACCGTAAACTACGCGATTGTAAAGTACATTTTGACGATAACCACGAGCGCAAACAGGAAACCACGCTATTCATTACCGAGGGTGACTCGGCAAGCGGATCCATCACCAAATCGCGCGATGTAATGACGCAGGCCGTATTTAGTCTTAAAGGTAAGCCGCTCAACTGCTTCGGCCTAACCAAAAAAGTAGTTTATGAGAATGAAGAGTTCAACCTGCTACAGCATGCCCTGAATATAGAGGACGGTATTGATAACCTGCGCTACAACAACATTGTGATAGCTACCGATGCCGATGTGGACGGTATGCATATCCGCCTGCTGCTGATGACCTTCTTTTTGCAGTTCTTCCCCGACTTGGTTAAGGCCGGGCACGTATCTATACTGCAAACACCGCTTTTTCGCGTGCGCAATAAAAAGGAAACTATTTATTGTTACAGCGATGAAGAGCGCCGCAATGCCATTGCCAAATTGGGCAATAAGCCCGAAATAACCCGATTTAAAGGTTTGGGTGAAATATCGCCGGAAGAATTCGGTTTATTCATCGGGAAGGATATCCGCCTTGACCCGGTTATCCTGAAAGATGCCAACATTAAAGGTTTGCTGGAGTACTTTATGGGTAAAAACACACCGGCACGTCAGCAGCACATCGTACAAAATCTGCGTGTTGAAAAGGATGACGAAAGTATTAATCCGCTTGTAGCCGAAGCTGAATTAGCTTTAGCGGTTTAA
- a CDS encoding ankyrin repeat domain-containing protein: MKNLITALLFTLFAATAFGQTELDKKLFQAVSDGDSARVEKYLKEGADPNVQKGVGFLKMSQLIIAVQKKHVKIVKLLVDNKADVNFKDAFKTTSLMYAAHSGNLEIATYLITHGADINANDEQGNSVLSAAKESKNPEMITLIESSINKKVSDK; the protein is encoded by the coding sequence ATGAAAAACCTTATCACTGCACTTTTATTTACATTGTTTGCTGCTACGGCTTTCGGACAAACTGAATTAGATAAGAAATTATTTCAAGCTGTATCCGACGGCGATTCAGCACGCGTTGAGAAATATCTAAAAGAAGGGGCCGATCCTAACGTACAAAAAGGTGTTGGTTTTTTAAAAATGAGTCAGCTTATAATAGCTGTTCAAAAAAAGCACGTAAAAATAGTTAAGCTGCTTGTGGACAACAAAGCAGATGTCAACTTTAAAGATGCTTTTAAAACCACGTCTCTCATGTACGCCGCACACAGTGGCAATCTGGAAATAGCGACGTATTTGATAACACACGGCGCTGATATAAATGCCAATGACGAGCAGGGAAATAGTGTATTATCTGCTGCTAAAGAAAGTAAAAATCCGGAAATGATTACCTTAATTGAAAGTTCAATCAATAAAAAGGTTTCTGATAAATAG